DNA from Petropleomorpha daqingensis:
ACCGTTGATCAGCACTTCGGCACGATCGGCGTAGTCGGGCAGCAGCGCGGCCAGCTGGGCGACGGAGAGCACGAGCAGCCCGACGAAGCCGAGCAGCACCGTCCAGACCAGCACCAGCAGCACGGTGGCGCTCGCCCACCGCGGCCAGCCGGCCCGCATCAGCCACGTCTGCACCGGGGCCAGGGCGATGACCACCACCAGCGCGAGCAGGACGGGCGCGACCAGCCAGGAGATCTCGCGGAGCCCGGCGACGGCGACCGTCGCGGAGGCCCCGCCCAGCAGGAGCAGCAGCCAGCGGGGCAGCCCGCCGGACGACGACGGCGCGAGGGGGGCGTCCGGCACCGGCGTGCCCTCGGCCTGCGCGGTCTCCTCGGCGGCGTCGGCGACGTCGGCGACGCTCGCCGGCTCTTCCTCCGGCTCGACCGACGGCTCGGCGCTCGGGACCGGCCGGGACGACGCCGCGGACGCCTCGTGCCCCGGCGTCAGCCGGCGGCCGGGCAGGTTCGGCTGCGCGACCATGCTCCCCCCTCGTACCTGCCGTCAGCGACGAGCGGCGTCCAACAGCTCGGTCATGGCCGGCAGGTCGAAGAACTGCGCGGTCAGCCGAGCGCTCTGCCCACCGGCGTCCGGGTCGGCACCGGCGTCGAGCAACCGCCGCACCGCCTCGGACGACTGCCGGAAGACGGCCGCGGCCAGCGCCGTCTGCCCCCGGTCGTTGACCCGCCCGTGGTCGGCCCTCCGCTCGAGCAGCGCCGCCACCGTGTCCGCGTGGGCGTGGTAGGCGGCCAGGATCAGCAGGGTGTCGCCCTTGTCGTTGGTCAGGTTCGCCGGCACGCCGGCATCGACGTAGCCGACCAGCTCCTCGGTGGCGCCCGCGCGCGCCAGGTCGAAGACGCGACCGGCCAGCTCGATCACACCCGGGTCGATGGGCTCGTTCACCCTTGGCAGCCTAGGAGCAACGCCTCTCGCGGGCAGCTCACCCGGTCTCAGCGGCCGACGCGGTCGGCCAGCGCGAGCATCCGCCGCCACGCGTCGGCGCAGGCCTCCTCCCACTCGCCGAAGGACCGGTCGAAGAAGGAGTGCGGGGCGCCGTCGTAGACCGCGGTCTCGACCTCGGCGCCGCCCGACCGCATCGTCTCGGCCAGCGCGAGCTGGTCCTCGACCGGGGTGGCCTGGTCGGCGCCGGCGATGAGCATGAGCGTCGGCTTGCGGGCGTGCTGGGCCGCGTCCCCGACCATGGCCGGGCGGCCGTAGAAGCCCGCGCACGCGGCCAGGTCGAGGTCGCCGCCGGACTGCCGCCACGAGTGGCTGCCGCCGAAGCAGAACCCGACCGTGAGCACCGGGAGATCGGGCCCCGTCCGCCCGCGCAGATAGGTGATGGCCGCGGCGATGTCGGCGTCGATCGACTCCGGCCTGGTCTGCGGGATGTGGCTCTGCCAGTCGAAGTCGGCCTCGCGGACGCCCGAGCCGGTCTCGCCGCCGGCCAGCCCCGCCGTCCGCCCGAAGTAGTCGATCGCCACCGCGGCCAGCCCGGCCTCGGCGAACCGCTCGGCGAGCGCCACGTAGTACGGGTGCAGCCCGCGGATGTCGGGCAGCACCACGACCCCCACCCTCGCCTCCCCCGCCGGCGCGGCGTACGCGGCGGAGAACGGGGTGCCGTCGGCGGAGGTCAGCGTCAGCGTGCCTCGTTCGGCGACGTCTCCGGACCGGGGCGGGGCGGGCGGGCGGCTGTCGTGGTCGTGGCACATGCCGACGTTCTACCGCCGGTCGCGCCGGTCC
Protein-coding regions in this window:
- a CDS encoding ankyrin repeat domain-containing protein, giving the protein MNEPIDPGVIELAGRVFDLARAGATEELVGYVDAGVPANLTNDKGDTLLILAAYHAHADTVAALLERRADHGRVNDRGQTALAAAVFRQSSEAVRRLLDAGADPDAGGQSARLTAQFFDLPAMTELLDAARR
- a CDS encoding dienelactone hydrolase family protein → MCHDHDSRPPAPPRSGDVAERGTLTLTSADGTPFSAAYAAPAGEARVGVVVLPDIRGLHPYYVALAERFAEAGLAAVAIDYFGRTAGLAGGETGSGVREADFDWQSHIPQTRPESIDADIAAAITYLRGRTGPDLPVLTVGFCFGGSHSWRQSGGDLDLAACAGFYGRPAMVGDAAQHARKPTLMLIAGADQATPVEDQLALAETMRSGGAEVETAVYDGAPHSFFDRSFGEWEEACADAWRRMLALADRVGR